From a region of the Methanobrevibacter thaueri genome:
- a CDS encoding right-handed parallel beta-helix repeat-containing protein: MLMFTLSFVHASDTNASDILETHNDTSVLEAPAIPSAPDKPDLVVNDTIYVEEYNIDEYFKDNVLGTEFNDKIFVFEGDFNNLAKLSIKASNVTIKGDGAVLKNTVFDVSGDNVTLANLKFDLDSDLSYNDGAAIIFDGDGLVFDNLDIDYVAELNREAYAFYGIGNAEHSRNLRITNSRINFEGHNNNRNVYNCAIKVINYDYAVMENNTIVTSLPLKDVNHGAHGTTLDSDFVLSVGVENCNYLKFINNTVISEVNFRQDSPHPTLDGLLISKCNNSLIENNNIMMSDFVTYPGLDNYLYGIDIYNLNNLTVRGNDISIITTGGRLSAGTAYPIQISGPISGVNITRNSLYSFSNGPNIGVYSQNYYGGTELSITYNRINVTGLAGTHEWALVAGVETQDSNSVVENNIIEVHSVGAVGADDNIYGVSYRQSTDGEHRYSIQNNTVFSDGFKSVYLLSSNDSTVSNNLLVSYNQNAKNGYDGFGYGNIANHNGVNFQNNQVIRAFDYYANIYNNNVNEENGRYTYTNPTNNRHVSNVIDGRSINPISNERRTYNPLIPGSSEHHGTYSEGELLPVSTNPQERSNSQNTGERSFNGNQNSNVPGSDSNANTNNVNGASSYARSNSTDATPSDTGLNSLAGEAVSSGGSSSVAKKAFEIEDINKNEFIPSIFYVIATLILLIIGYRRKNSNSN; encoded by the coding sequence TTGTTAATGTTTACATTGTCTTTTGTTCATGCAAGCGATACTAATGCCAGTGACATCTTGGAAACGCATAATGATACAAGCGTTCTGGAAGCACCAGCCATTCCTTCAGCTCCCGACAAGCCGGACCTGGTTGTCAATGATACGATTTACGTCGAGGAGTACAACATTGACGAGTATTTCAAGGACAACGTCCTGGGAACTGAATTCAACGACAAGATCTTTGTCTTTGAAGGGGATTTCAACAATCTGGCCAAACTGTCAATAAAGGCAAGCAATGTCACCATAAAGGGTGACGGTGCTGTTTTGAAAAACACTGTCTTTGACGTTTCCGGAGATAATGTAACGTTGGCCAATCTCAAGTTTGATTTAGATTCTGATTTAAGCTATAATGATGGGGCGGCTATAATATTTGACGGTGACGGTCTGGTTTTTGACAATCTTGACATCGATTATGTTGCCGAGCTCAACCGTGAGGCATATGCCTTTTACGGTATCGGCAATGCCGAGCATTCAAGAAACCTGAGAATCACAAATTCAAGGATAAACTTTGAAGGCCACAACAACAATCGAAACGTCTACAACTGCGCAATCAAGGTTATAAACTATGATTATGCGGTCATGGAGAACAACACGATTGTTACATCACTTCCTTTAAAGGACGTGAACCACGGCGCTCACGGGACAACCCTCGATTCCGATTTTGTCCTGAGCGTTGGTGTTGAGAACTGCAATTATCTAAAATTCATCAACAACACTGTCATTTCAGAGGTGAACTTCCGTCAGGATTCCCCTCACCCTACTTTGGATGGTTTGCTGATCAGCAAATGTAACAATTCCCTCATTGAAAACAACAATATAATGATGAGCGATTTTGTCACATATCCTGGTCTTGACAATTATTTATACGGTATCGATATCTATAATTTGAATAATCTGACTGTACGGGGAAATGACATAAGCATAATCACCACCGGCGGAAGATTGTCTGCAGGTACCGCTTATCCGATTCAGATTTCAGGTCCGATCAGTGGAGTCAACATTACACGCAACAGCCTGTATTCATTCTCCAACGGACCGAACATCGGGGTTTATTCCCAGAACTATTACGGCGGAACCGAACTGTCCATTACATACAACCGCATAAACGTCACAGGGCTTGCGGGAACTCATGAATGGGCACTGGTTGCAGGTGTTGAGACTCAGGATTCAAATTCAGTCGTTGAAAACAATATTATAGAGGTTCACAGTGTAGGTGCAGTGGGCGCTGACGACAACATATATGGTGTAAGCTATCGCCAGTCAACAGACGGCGAGCACAGGTATTCAATCCAGAACAACACCGTTTTCAGTGACGGTTTCAAGTCCGTTTACCTGTTGAGCTCTAATGACTCAACCGTTTCAAACAATCTCCTGGTTTCATATAACCAGAATGCAAAAAACGGCTATGACGGTTTCGGATACGGCAACATTGCCAATCACAATGGAGTCAACTTCCAGAACAATCAGGTCATAAGGGCGTTTGACTATTATGCAAACATCTACAACAATAATGTCAATGAGGAAAACGGCAGGTACACTTACACAAACCCTACTAATAATCGTCACGTCTCCAATGTGATTGACGGAAGATCCATCAATCCGATAAGCAATGAGAGACGCACCTATAATCCGCTCATACCGGGCTCAAGTGAACATCATGGAACATACAGCGAAGGGGAGCTGCTTCCGGTAAGCACCAATCCTCAGGAGAGGAGCAATTCTCAAAATACCGGTGAAAGGTCTTTCAACGGAAACCAGAACTCAAACGTTCCTGGAAGCGACTCGAATGCGAACACCAACAATGTCAATGGTGCAAGCTCCTATGCAAGGTCCAACAGCACTGATGCAACCCCGTCAGATACTGGTCTGAATTCATTGGCCGGTGAAGCCGTTTCAAGCGGCGGATCTTCAAGTGTGGCCAAAAAGGCATTTGAAATCGAAGACATTAACAAAAACGAGTTTATACCTTCAATATTCTATGTTATCGCAACATTGATTCTTTTGATAATCGGGTATAGGCGTAAAAATTCAAATTCAAACTAA
- a CDS encoding Ig-like domain repeat protein: MNFRIKSLVIIGLLLLIVGISTVSAEDIDNVNNTVSDDTPIISNDVLSQEKIITDSSHEVLQDSESDVIEVSNWDELQYYCSLKDKDYTLKLKDNTNFYPTKTSDSNYQIKVYNNVRIIGGNGSYIGDKSPNPSTIRYTAIVVPNGYKSSVYLENITFKWINTLSSPDGLFIQMGGKYNSIIKNCNFLNINVDFGHASIVYLRQGTATLENCSFINCTTGYGCVSVYDPDNLKRVKMIVTDCYFEGNYATTEPGCINNCGILEVYNSTFYRNRAYWWAGAIHTHNGGNTTIYDSNFTYNVAGWNGGALYTYSYLQIYNTVFIGNNCTTNNGGGAIGACAYQSNPHIYIEKCLFENNANNCWGLDSLSTTGTGRGGAISFMDEGSLEVHDTIFIANSASIGTAICAIAAGEYGSPTVIITNNSFINHTRNGNTLIVRVSGSTANIENNYFYGNSIPFSSLTLTKINDGKDQATLEVSCTLSNPSYYDVDILDKTSYEVYINNEYVKTVDSRIFTIDFDELDTCEVYVIPTISNQKSNSVYLVSTREYIFVSKSNGNDSNNGISRDTPVNTIKRALELANGCQSILVMDGNYSEENLQIDYDLLIKGEGNATLTNSTSFMINAENFTLKKIKIDSIICESFIRQVNGNLIVDKCIFNNNAASKLIDADKVNITKSIFTNNNLIIYNNGFTTIKNSILLNNTQIIDNNLDSVDLDYNWWGNTLNNISKPADLNINNWLILNVTTGKNALEIGQSCVVQFGIYLFENNKVNKYNDLIKFNLLTNALNASVNKNTIDYTDKIVYTQLGLEDSVLTASYNNVLIDLPFRFLKSSPNLSIKFSDIRYNDDLIIKVSAPKDIGGDISVTVGSETTTKPLTNGVTFTFRYLEAGDYNITVNYNGNGKYLSQIIESSVNVAKYDSATQISIGSVNVGEDIEITVTTSRGTTGYVNLTINDIVGEILTLKNVEAKYIFKNVGRGDYLITAYYMGDNRNLPSQCSYFLEVDNINPTITASIADSNYGEAAIIDVRVNDGANGYVTASIDDITNSSEVINGHSRIYLYGADAGINREVTIFYSGDDTYFNRTITTNMTIFKNNFTFDISSEDIYIGHDAVIMIKVPLRTQGNFTIDGVVLSIPMSGEVSYTIPDLEVGNYTITAVFEGNNYFTVENSTSFTVFEYPSPQWMNDGVDTQNSQKTDHVSSSTGFVAWTDQINSTVIANIVVDSEGNLYLATVNGIYSYDGEGSLRWIYHSDGRIGNFSGLAIGRDVIISPRAGDTIYLIRNNLDLVNQTTGEKYGSSNIYQASSIFVPVIDANANIYTVSEYQFEGQGYNLVITPFKIWENGGHPTQISLGNVKPIAAPTVNSDMFVVLGEGNLMIFDAKTGLSNSIKTGNFKNVRPVIGDGNIVYTILGNSIIAYTIDGSQSGSKIPITGGAGDKLLINNELNLLYATNGDGSLYSYDLFTSEETLIFDSKITSGILIDGNNNLLFGCDNLFYCIDSNGKVLWKSDLESKITGTPIINKDGVIYVTSEDNKLFALSHLSLDDSGLEVSATNASEGEEVIITIKINNQTTGNVSFKLNGVVYSFETGNGTIVKAISDLPAGTYTVNVTYPGDLKFDKTSKVVTFTVKAKSVPVTPDEPVVPNTIIKGSDITVLYTSNSYYKVKLTQNNAPLAGKTIIINFNGANYKINTDKNGIATFKITAKPGKYTIKATYNNKATKNTVTVKSILQAKNLKVKKSAKTAKIKVTLKKVNNKYLKGKTLKLKINKKTLKAKTNKKGVATFKLSKSILKKLKKAKKYTYTVTYQKDSIKKSLMVK; the protein is encoded by the coding sequence ATGAATTTCAGAATAAAATCATTAGTTATTATTGGATTATTGCTGCTAATTGTTGGAATTAGCACTGTATCAGCTGAAGATATTGATAATGTAAACAATACTGTATCAGATGATACTCCAATAATTTCAAATGATGTTTTAAGTCAGGAGAAAATAATTACAGATTCTTCGCATGAAGTTCTTCAAGATAGTGAATCAGATGTAATTGAGGTAAGTAATTGGGATGAATTACAATATTATTGTTCACTTAAAGATAAAGACTATACCTTAAAATTAAAGGACAATACTAATTTCTACCCAACAAAAACAAGTGACTCTAATTATCAAATTAAAGTTTATAATAATGTGAGAATCATTGGAGGAAATGGATCATATATTGGAGACAAATCTCCCAACCCATCTACAATTCGTTACACGGCCATTGTAGTGCCAAATGGATATAAATCCAGTGTCTATTTAGAAAATATTACTTTTAAATGGATTAATACGTTAAGTAGTCCTGATGGTTTGTTTATTCAGATGGGAGGTAAATATAATAGTATAATTAAGAATTGTAATTTTTTGAATATAAATGTTGATTTTGGTCATGCATCAATAGTTTACCTCAGACAAGGCACTGCAACTTTGGAAAATTGTTCTTTTATTAATTGTACTACAGGTTATGGTTGTGTTAGTGTTTATGATCCAGATAATCTTAAAAGGGTTAAAATGATTGTCACAGATTGTTATTTTGAAGGAAATTATGCAACAACAGAACCAGGTTGTATAAATAACTGCGGTATTTTGGAAGTTTATAATTCTACTTTCTATCGAAATCGTGCTTATTGGTGGGCAGGAGCAATACATACTCATAATGGTGGGAATACTACTATTTATGATTCTAATTTCACTTATAATGTTGCAGGATGGAACGGTGGAGCATTATACACTTACAGTTACTTACAAATCTACAATACTGTTTTTATAGGTAACAATTGTACTACTAATAATGGTGGTGGAGCTATAGGTGCTTGTGCTTATCAATCAAATCCTCATATTTATATTGAAAAATGTTTATTTGAAAATAATGCTAACAATTGTTGGGGTTTAGATAGTTTGTCCACTACCGGTACTGGTCGTGGTGGTGCTATTTCTTTTATGGATGAGGGGTCTCTTGAAGTTCATGATACTATTTTCATTGCTAATTCAGCATCTATTGGTACTGCCATATGTGCTATTGCAGCAGGAGAATATGGCTCTCCTACTGTTATTATAACTAATAATTCATTCATTAATCATACACGTAATGGAAATACATTAATTGTTCGTGTTTCAGGTTCAACTGCAAACATAGAGAATAATTATTTTTATGGAAATTCTATTCCATTCTCATCTTTAACATTAACAAAAATCAATGATGGTAAAGATCAGGCCACATTAGAAGTGTCATGCACTTTATCTAATCCAAGTTATTATGATGTTGATATTTTAGATAAGACAAGTTATGAGGTTTATATTAATAATGAATATGTTAAAACCGTTGATTCAAGGATTTTCACCATTGATTTTGATGAGTTGGATACCTGTGAGGTTTATGTAATTCCAACCATCTCTAATCAGAAATCCAATTCCGTATATCTAGTTAGTACTCGGGAGTATATCTTTGTTTCAAAAAGCAATGGTAATGACAGCAATAATGGTATTTCAAGAGATACTCCTGTAAATACTATTAAAAGGGCTTTGGAACTTGCAAACGGTTGTCAGAGCATACTAGTTATGGATGGAAATTATAGCGAGGAAAATTTACAAATTGATTATGACTTGCTTATTAAAGGTGAAGGAAATGCAACTTTAACTAATTCCACATCATTCATGATTAATGCAGAAAATTTCACTCTAAAAAAAATCAAAATAGATTCTATAATATGTGAATCATTTATCAGACAAGTCAATGGCAATCTAATTGTGGATAAATGTATTTTTAACAATAATGCTGCATCAAAGCTTATTGATGCTGATAAAGTAAATATTACTAAATCCATTTTCACAAACAATAACTTGATAATCTACAATAACGGTTTTACAACTATTAAAAATTCCATTTTGCTAAATAACACTCAAATAATTGATAATAACTTGGATAGTGTTGATTTGGATTATAACTGGTGGGGAAATACTTTAAACAATATTTCTAAACCTGCTGATTTAAATATTAATAATTGGTTGATTTTAAATGTTACAACTGGTAAAAATGCTTTGGAAATTGGTCAGTCATGTGTTGTGCAATTTGGTATATATCTATTTGAAAACAACAAAGTAAATAAATATAATGATTTAATCAAATTTAATTTACTAACTAATGCTTTAAATGCTTCGGTAAATAAAAATACAATCGATTATACTGATAAAATCGTTTACACTCAATTAGGTTTGGAGGATAGTGTTTTGACTGCAAGTTACAATAATGTTTTGATTGATTTGCCGTTCAGGTTTTTAAAATCCTCTCCAAATTTATCTATTAAATTTTCCGATATTAGGTATAATGATGATTTGATAATCAAGGTTAGCGCACCAAAAGACATTGGTGGTGACATTTCCGTTACTGTCGGAAGTGAAACCACTACCAAACCATTGACAAATGGTGTCACATTCACTTTCAGATATTTGGAAGCTGGCGATTACAATATCACTGTTAACTATAACGGCAATGGGAAATATCTCTCTCAAATAATCGAATCCAGTGTCAATGTCGCAAAATATGATTCAGCAACTCAAATCAGTATCGGCAGCGTTAATGTTGGCGAGGATATAGAAATAACAGTCACCACATCACGCGGAACAACAGGTTATGTCAACCTGACAATCAATGATATTGTAGGGGAAATATTAACATTGAAAAATGTAGAAGCCAAGTATATCTTTAAAAACGTTGGCCGTGGTGATTATCTGATTACTGCATATTATATGGGCGATAATAGGAATCTTCCTAGCCAATGTTCCTATTTCCTTGAAGTGGACAATATAAATCCGACTATTACAGCTTCAATTGCTGACAGCAATTATGGTGAAGCGGCAATTATTGATGTAAGAGTAAATGACGGTGCAAATGGTTATGTTACAGCCAGTATCGATGACATTACCAATTCATCTGAAGTCATAAATGGCCACTCAAGGATTTATCTTTATGGTGCCGATGCAGGAATAAATAGGGAAGTTACAATATTCTACAGTGGAGATGATACATACTTCAACAGGACAATCACCACTAACATGACCATATTCAAGAATAATTTCACTTTCGATATATCTTCTGAAGACATCTACATTGGCCATGATGCAGTTATCATGATTAAGGTTCCCTTAAGGACACAGGGTAATTTCACAATTGATGGTGTTGTATTGTCCATTCCGATGTCCGGTGAGGTATCCTACACCATTCCTGATTTGGAAGTTGGAAATTACACAATAACTGCAGTATTTGAGGGAAATAATTATTTCACTGTTGAAAATTCCACTTCATTTACCGTTTTCGAGTATCCGTCTCCTCAGTGGATGAATGATGGTGTTGATACCCAAAACAGTCAAAAAACTGATCATGTCAGTTCGTCTACTGGTTTTGTCGCTTGGACAGATCAAATCAACAGCACTGTCATTGCAAATATTGTGGTTGACAGTGAAGGCAATCTTTATTTGGCTACGGTTAACGGTATCTATTCTTATGATGGTGAAGGCAGTTTAAGATGGATTTATCACTCTGACGGTCGTATAGGTAATTTTTCAGGTTTGGCCATTGGTCGTGATGTAATCATCTCACCAAGAGCCGGAGACACAATATACCTGATTAGGAATAACTTGGATTTGGTTAACCAGACAACCGGTGAGAAATATGGAAGTTCAAATATCTATCAGGCATCCAGTATATTCGTGCCTGTTATAGATGCCAATGCAAATATCTATACCGTTAGCGAGTATCAGTTTGAAGGTCAGGGCTATAATCTGGTCATCACTCCTTTTAAGATTTGGGAAAATGGTGGTCATCCTACTCAAATAAGTTTGGGTAATGTCAAGCCTATTGCGGCTCCAACAGTAAATAGTGACATGTTTGTTGTTTTAGGTGAAGGCAATCTCATGATTTTTGATGCAAAAACAGGTTTGTCAAATTCAATTAAAACAGGTAACTTTAAAAATGTTCGTCCGGTCATCGGTGACGGCAATATCGTTTATACCATTTTAGGCAATTCCATTATTGCATATACCATTGACGGGTCACAATCAGGCAGTAAGATTCCAATCACCGGAGGGGCTGGTGATAAATTGCTCATCAACAATGAATTGAATTTATTGTATGCAACTAATGGTGACGGCAGTCTGTATAGTTATGATTTGTTTACCAGTGAGGAAACTTTGATATTTGATTCTAAAATCACTTCAGGCATTTTAATCGATGGAAATAATAATCTATTATTTGGCTGTGACAATCTATTCTATTGCATCGATTCAAATGGCAAGGTTTTATGGAAATCAGATTTGGAATCCAAAATCACCGGAACTCCAATCATCAATAAAGATGGAGTCATCTATGTTACCAGTGAAGACAACAAGCTGTTTGCCTTAAGTCATCTTAGTTTAGATGATTCCGGTTTGGAAGTGTCTGCCACAAATGCTAGTGAAGGTGAGGAAGTCATAATCACCATTAAAATCAACAATCAAACAACAGGTAATGTGTCATTCAAATTAAATGGTGTTGTTTATTCATTTGAAACCGGTAACGGCACTATCGTTAAGGCAATTTCTGATTTGCCTGCCGGAACTTACACTGTCAATGTGACTTATCCAGGTGATTTAAAATTCGACAAAACAAGTAAGGTTGTAACTTTCACAGTTAAGGCTAAAAGTGTTCCGGTCACTCCGGATGAACCTGTCGTTCCTAACACAATCATTAAAGGAAGCGACATAACTGTCTTATACACAAGCAATTCCTACTATAAGGTTAAGCTAACACAAAACAATGCTCCATTGGCCGGTAAAACAATTATAATAAACTTCAACGGTGCCAACTATAAAATAAATACAGATAAAAACGGTATTGCAACTTTCAAAATCACAGCAAAACCGGGCAAGTACACTATCAAGGCTACATACAACAATAAAGCAACCAAAAACACAGTGACAGTTAAAAGCATCCTTCAAGCCAAAAACCTGAAAGTCAAAAAGTCAGCTAAAACTGCAAAAATAAAAGTGACCCTAAAAAAAGTCAACAACAAGTACCTCAAAGGCAAGACTCTAAAGCTTAAAATCAACAAAAAGACCTTGAAAGCGAAAACAAACAAGAAGGGAGTTGCAACTTTCAAGCTAAGCAAGTCAATCCTTAAAAAACTCAAGAAGGCCAAGAAATACACATACACTGTAACCTATCAAAAGGACAGCATAAAGAAATCTTTAATGGTCAAGTAG
- a CDS encoding Ig-like domain-containing protein, with protein sequence MDIKKLFILVLVISSILSVAVVSAADNETLNDMITQIGMTEITDDVGFENTENQELLSGDNDSRVIYVGENKTCDGGNGTLENPFESFELACNNLSGEEKVEINVCNGIYYLNSDLKFNTSNLIINGIGEVIIKNLRNSPGCYASFGLASSLANFTFNNIIFDGSNCSVSNMDRHFYVFMGGSNLGIFNNCSFINFRESPYMFSTLFNRKFNYCNFLGSYNSLGFIFSWDIIEMEFNYCTISSGLYLGNSQHYSIHSNITFNNVWLGQNVYSNYISYTPVDDNGVYLKKQLWSVNKHAIFSSWENYLGNNTFEIEGKLTWDDGTTYGIEKLYPLTVKFSSKTGNLPKNTTLVNGAFKVIYKSESKDNHIEVTLDSEDIFLDFKNDIQIITEHIIYGDNQNITIILPKSSQGVVYISVNNKTYEYQVNNYTSFNFTVPDELLAGVYSVDVKLIDNITHVYGQNTVEWVISQLDKELIIQTPADANVDDKNIIITILLENDETGNITVFVGDKNKTQECFGGNINIDILDLLTGGNNDIKIFYSGNKKYINQTKFDKITVNRINPKMNITTPANPCVFEKININITLPNNATGNITISVNDKNKTINEVNASNIVDISNLLIGGLNTVYIKYSGDNWWDAQTRKITVDVAKLIPSMDINITSSTVKIEENFTIKINLSQNSTGKILIKINEENYQINITDTLNVINLSSTRSGVNKINITYSGDNNYHSSSKIINVTVLKWNISSNEMKISVTNHTTPLFTINLPINATGNITVKINNKQHTIGLIGGFATLKINNLIPDNYKATVTYSGNDRYNPISADVMFSVPKPELKANDVNMLYTSGFKYRVYVTASGNPVIGKTVTFTINGKQITAVTDNNGYASVKIDLSPKSNKYTVTCEYRGVKITNKVKVNSIINSKNLKVKKSAKTLKIKVSLKKVNGKYLKGKKITLTFKGKKYTAKTNKKGVATFKINKKIIKKLKTGKKYSYKVNYLKDIATKKITVKK encoded by the coding sequence ATGGATATTAAAAAATTATTCATTCTAGTTTTAGTGATTTCAAGTATACTTTCGGTCGCTGTTGTTTCAGCAGCAGACAATGAAACCTTAAATGACATGATAACACAAATTGGTATGACTGAAATTACTGATGATGTAGGGTTCGAAAACACAGAAAATCAAGAATTGTTATCTGGAGATAATGATTCTCGAGTAATTTATGTTGGGGAAAATAAAACATGTGATGGTGGAAATGGGACACTAGAAAATCCATTTGAATCATTTGAACTTGCATGCAATAATTTAAGTGGAGAAGAAAAAGTAGAAATAAATGTCTGTAATGGAATATATTATTTAAACTCAGATTTAAAATTTAACACAAGTAATTTAATTATTAATGGAATAGGAGAAGTAATTATTAAAAATTTAAGAAATTCACCAGGATGTTATGCGTCTTTTGGTTTAGCATCATCTTTAGCTAATTTTACTTTTAATAATATTATTTTTGATGGATCAAATTGCAGTGTTTCAAATATGGATAGACATTTTTATGTATTTATGGGAGGATCTAATCTAGGAATATTTAATAATTGTTCATTTATAAATTTTAGAGAATCTCCATACATGTTTTCAACTCTATTTAATAGAAAATTTAACTATTGTAATTTTTTAGGCAGTTATAATAGTTTAGGTTTTATATTCTCTTGGGATATTATTGAAATGGAGTTTAATTATTGTACAATTTCATCTGGATTATATTTAGGAAATTCTCAACATTACAGTATTCATAGTAATATTACATTTAATAATGTATGGCTGGGTCAAAATGTTTATTCAAATTATATTTCATATACTCCTGTTGATGACAATGGTGTATATCTCAAAAAACAATTATGGTCAGTAAATAAACATGCAATATTTTCATCATGGGAAAACTACCTTGGAAATAATACATTTGAAATAGAAGGTAAATTAACATGGGATGACGGCACTACTTATGGAATTGAAAAATTGTATCCTTTGACTGTTAAGTTTTCATCTAAAACTGGTAACTTACCTAAAAACACTACATTAGTAAATGGTGCATTCAAAGTAATTTATAAAAGTGAATCTAAGGATAATCACATTGAAGTTACATTGGATTCTGAAGATATTTTTTTAGATTTTAAAAATGATATTCAAATTATTACAGAGCATATTATTTATGGGGATAATCAAAACATCACTATAATTCTACCAAAATCCAGTCAAGGTGTAGTATATATTTCTGTAAACAATAAAACTTATGAATATCAAGTAAATAATTATACTTCATTTAATTTTACAGTTCCTGATGAATTACTTGCAGGAGTATACTCAGTCGATGTAAAATTAATAGATAATATAACTCATGTATATGGTCAGAATACTGTTGAATGGGTGATATCTCAACTTGATAAAGAATTAATTATTCAGACTCCTGCAGATGCAAATGTAGATGATAAAAATATCATAATCACTATTTTATTAGAAAATGATGAAACCGGAAATATTACTGTTTTTGTTGGAGATAAAAACAAAACTCAAGAATGCTTTGGAGGAAATATAAATATTGATATTTTAGATTTACTTACTGGTGGAAACAACGACATTAAAATATTCTATTCAGGTAATAAAAAATACATCAATCAAACCAAATTTGATAAAATAACAGTAAACAGAATCAATCCTAAAATGAATATCACAACACCAGCAAATCCTTGTGTTTTTGAAAAAATCAACATTAACATAACTCTGCCAAACAATGCCACTGGAAATATTACCATTTCTGTCAACGATAAAAATAAGACAATAAATGAAGTGAATGCTTCAAATATTGTTGACATATCCAATTTACTTATCGGGGGATTAAATACAGTATACATTAAGTATTCTGGTGATAATTGGTGGGATGCCCAAACCAGAAAAATAACAGTCGATGTAGCTAAGCTCATACCTTCAATGGATATTAATATCACTTCAAGTACTGTTAAAATTGAAGAGAATTTCACAATCAAAATTAATCTGTCTCAAAATAGTACTGGAAAAATTTTAATAAAAATCAATGAAGAAAACTATCAGATTAATATAACTGATACATTAAATGTAATTAATCTCTCAAGTACTCGTTCTGGAGTAAACAAAATCAACATAACTTACTCTGGAGACAATAACTATCACTCTTCATCTAAAATTATTAATGTAACAGTTTTAAAATGGAATATCTCGTCAAATGAAATGAAAATAAGTGTAACTAATCATACTACACCACTTTTCACAATTAACCTACCAATCAATGCAACAGGAAACATAACTGTCAAAATCAACAATAAACAACATACAATAGGATTAATTGGCGGATTTGCTACTTTAAAAATAAACAATCTAATTCCAGACAATTATAAAGCCACAGTAACTTATTCTGGGAATGATAGATATAATCCTATCAGTGCTGATGTAATGTTTTCAGTTCCCAAACCTGAATTGAAAGCAAATGATGTTAACATGCTTTATACAAGTGGTTTTAAGTATAGGGTTTATGTTACTGCCAGTGGCAATCCGGTGATTGGAAAAACGGTTACATTCACAATAAATGGTAAACAGATAACTGCAGTAACAGACAATAATGGATATGCTAGCGTTAAAATCGATTTATCACCTAAATCCAATAAATACACAGTAACCTGTGAATATCGGGGAGTGAAAATAACAAATAAAGTTAAAGTAAACAGCATAATTAATTCTAAAAACTTGAAAGTTAAAAAATCAGCAAAAACACTTAAAATTAAAGTATCACTGAAAAAAGTCAATGGCAAATACCTAAAAGGTAAAAAAATTACCTTAACATTCAAAGGCAAAAAATATACTGCAAAAACTAATAAAAAAGGTGTTGCTACTTTTAAAATTAATAAAAAAATTATTAAAAAACTAAAAACAGGTAAAAAATACTCATATAAAGTTAATTACTTAAAAGATATCGCAACCAAAAAAATAACCGTGAAAAAATAG